In Microcoleus sp. bin38.metabat.b11b12b14.051, one genomic interval encodes:
- a CDS encoding B12-binding domain-containing radical SAM protein, which translates to MRVLLVYPLFPKTFWSYEKILELVDRKVLLPPLGLVTVAAILPQEWEFKLVDRNIRQITEAEWEWAELVILSAMIVQKEDLLDIIREAKRRGKSVACGGPYPTSVPEEPQAAGIDYLILDEGEITLPMFVEAIARGEKSGMYRSDGVKPDVTTTPVPRFDLLELDSYDSMSIQFSRGCPFQCEFCDIIVLYGRKPRTKEPQQLIAELDCLYNLGWRRGVFMVDDNFIGNKRSVKLLLKDLEVWQIEHKFPFNFNTEASIDLAQDQELMDMMVKCHFNAVFLGIETPDEESLQMTKKFQNTRNSLTESVELIAKSGLRVMAGFIIGFDGEKAGAGQRIVNFAEAAAIPSTTFGMLQALPHTALSHRLAKEGRLRDKSGNLNQTTLMNFIPTRPLEDIAREYVQAFSDVYDAEKYLDRTYRHFLMLGAPTANIPSRIPSWIDLRALLTVVWRQGVKRSTRWKFWHHLFSIIKRNPAVWDHYLTVCAHNEHFLEYRQIVRDEIEEQLAEFLADEAQQAQQKALIASIAEKQVQVV; encoded by the coding sequence ATGCGAGTGCTTCTAGTTTACCCCCTGTTCCCGAAAACATTCTGGTCTTACGAGAAAATCCTAGAATTAGTCGATCGCAAAGTGCTGCTTCCACCGCTGGGTTTGGTAACAGTAGCAGCTATTCTACCCCAAGAATGGGAATTTAAGTTAGTCGATCGCAACATCCGACAAATCACCGAAGCAGAATGGGAATGGGCGGAGCTCGTTATTCTGTCTGCGATGATTGTCCAAAAAGAAGACTTGCTAGACATCATCCGCGAAGCCAAGCGGCGCGGTAAATCCGTAGCCTGCGGTGGCCCCTACCCGACTTCCGTACCCGAAGAGCCCCAAGCAGCCGGCATCGATTACCTGATTCTCGACGAAGGCGAAATCACCCTACCGATGTTCGTCGAAGCCATCGCGCGGGGTGAAAAAAGTGGAATGTATCGATCGGACGGCGTAAAACCCGATGTTACCACAACCCCAGTTCCCCGCTTCGACCTGCTGGAATTAGACAGCTACGATTCGATGTCGATTCAATTTTCGCGAGGTTGTCCATTCCAGTGCGAATTCTGCGATATCATCGTCCTCTACGGTCGCAAACCCCGCACCAAGGAGCCCCAACAACTAATAGCAGAACTAGACTGTCTCTACAACCTAGGTTGGCGGCGCGGCGTGTTCATGGTAGATGACAACTTTATCGGGAACAAACGCAGTGTCAAACTATTGCTAAAAGACTTAGAAGTCTGGCAAATAGAACACAAATTCCCCTTCAACTTCAACACAGAAGCATCCATCGACTTAGCCCAAGACCAAGAATTGATGGACATGATGGTGAAGTGTCATTTCAACGCAGTATTTCTGGGAATTGAAACCCCCGACGAAGAAAGCTTGCAAATGACCAAAAAATTCCAAAACACGCGGAATTCCCTCACCGAATCAGTAGAATTGATTGCCAAATCCGGTTTACGAGTCATGGCCGGATTCATCATCGGATTCGACGGCGAAAAAGCAGGCGCAGGCCAACGCATCGTCAACTTCGCCGAAGCAGCAGCAATTCCGAGTACAACCTTTGGAATGTTGCAAGCTTTGCCGCACACTGCATTGTCCCACAGACTAGCAAAAGAAGGCAGATTGCGCGACAAATCAGGAAACCTGAATCAAACTACATTGATGAACTTCATTCCTACGCGGCCGCTAGAAGACATCGCGCGGGAATATGTCCAAGCATTTTCTGACGTATACGATGCTGAGAAATACCTAGACCGCACCTACCGCCACTTCTTGATGTTGGGTGCACCTACAGCAAATATACCATCAAGAATCCCCAGTTGGATCGACTTGCGAGCATTACTAACCGTAGTGTGGCGTCAAGGAGTCAAGCGTTCAACTCGCTGGAAATTCTGGCATCATTTGTTCAGCATTATCAAACGCAATCCAGCGGTTTGGGATCACTATTTAACAGTGTGTGCTCACAACGAGCACTTCCTAGAATACCGTCAAATTGTGCGGGATGAAATCGAAGAACAATTAGCCGAGTTTTTAGCTGACGAAGCTCAACAGGCGCAGCAAAAAGCCCTGATAGCTTCTATTGCCGAAAAACAAGTGCAAGTAGTTTAA
- a CDS encoding type II toxin-antitoxin system VapC family toxin translates to MEFLLDTHAFLWYLLGDLNLGNKAKEAIDTKTGLYFSIASLWEISIKINVGKLQLNRQFEDLPKELQHLNAQILPITFEDTQIYKGLSLHHRDPFDRILVAQTINHSLVLISRDEAFDAYPIQRIW, encoded by the coding sequence ATGGAATTCCTTTTAGATACTCATGCTTTTTTGTGGTACTTGCTTGGTGATTTAAATCTAGGTAATAAGGCGAAAGAAGCGATTGATACTAAAACAGGTTTGTATTTTAGTATTGCCAGCCTTTGGGAAATATCTATTAAAATTAATGTTGGCAAGCTTCAACTGAATCGACAATTTGAAGACCTTCCTAAAGAATTGCAACATCTTAACGCTCAAATTCTACCAATTACATTTGAAGATACTCAGATTTATAAAGGTCTTTCTCTTCATCATCGAGATCCTTTCGATCGCATTTTAGTCGCACAGACGATAAATCATTCGCTTGTTTTGATTAGTCGAGATGAAGCTTTTGATGCTTATCCTATTCAGAGGATTTGGTGA
- a CDS encoding type II toxin-antitoxin system antitoxin SocA domain-containing protein: MTTITTITTASKLADYYIWFANDVGSYLSNHKLQKLLFYAQAWYLAFEDTPLFDEDFEAWVHGPTIPALFYEYKEQFGFKPILKEVNKPEFPEAVQEFLDDLSGDYLFRDAYELELMVRREDPWIKARGSLPKDEPSHAIISKESMKEYYKTRVIEEE, encoded by the coding sequence ATGACCACAATAACAACAATAACAACAGCCTCCAAACTAGCAGATTACTACATTTGGTTTGCCAATGACGTAGGCTCTTACCTCAGCAACCACAAACTACAAAAACTCTTGTTCTATGCCCAAGCATGGTATCTAGCCTTTGAAGACACACCGCTGTTTGATGAGGATTTTGAAGCCTGGGTGCACGGGCCGACTATCCCGGCTTTATTTTACGAATACAAAGAACAATTTGGATTTAAGCCAATTCTCAAAGAAGTCAACAAACCAGAGTTTCCCGAAGCAGTACAAGAGTTTTTAGACGACTTATCTGGTGATTATTTATTTCGCGATGCTTATGAGTTGGAATTGATGGTGCGTCGCGAAGACCCTTGGATTAAGGCCAGAGGTAGCTTGCCAAAAGATGAACCTTCTCATGCTATTATTTCTAAGGAATCAATGAAAGAATACTACAAAACCCGTGTCATCGAAGAAGAATAA
- a CDS encoding DUF2281 domain-containing protein — translation MTIDLQIFETIVKMPESLKQEILHYAKYLLEKHTNTESSPEQLEQPHGYGSWAGQIVMSDDFDQPLEDLKEYM, via the coding sequence ATGACTATCGATCTACAGATTTTTGAAACAATCGTCAAGATGCCAGAATCCCTAAAACAAGAGATATTGCATTATGCAAAATATTTACTTGAGAAACACACAAACACTGAATCGTCTCCAGAACAACTTGAACAACCTCATGGTTATGGTAGTTGGGCTGGTCAAATCGTGATGTCTGATGATTTCGATCAACCGCTGGAAGATTTAAAGGAATATATGTAA
- the ftsH4 gene encoding ATP-dependent zinc metalloprotease FtsH4: MAIKDQPQPPRFRQISSILLLLSSLFLLANIFLPNVFGPQIPQVPYSLFVHQVQEQDVVRASVGQNEIRYQLKGEGDKLGQVLSTTPIFDLELPKLLEEKGVEFAATPPSKNGWIGSVLSWVIPPLIFVAIFQFFMNRNGGGPQGALSIGKSKAKVYVEGESAKITFADVAGVEEAKTELVEVVEFLKTPDKYTAIGARIPKGVLLVGPPGTGKTLLAKAVAGEAGVPFFSISGSEFVELFVGVGSARVRDLFEQAKKQAPCIIFIDELDAIGKSRSSNGMFGGNDEREQTLNQLLTEMDGFAVGNTTVIVLAATNRPESLDAALLRPGRFDRQVLVDRPDLSGREAILNIHSQKVKLGPDINLKEVATRTPGFSGADLANLVNEAALLAARNKRLAVAQEDFFEAFERVVAGLEKKSRVLNEKEKKIVAYHEVGHAMVGAVMAGGGEVSKISIVPRGMAALGYTLQVPTEDRFLLDESELRGQIATLLGGRSAEEVVFGSITTGASNDLQRATDLAERMVTTYGMSKVLGPLAYDKGQQAMFLNDGMGNGRRAVSAQTAEAIDKEVKDIVETAHTQALNILKENRELLETITSQLLETEVIEGKKLHDFLTQVKTVDQVSAVV; the protein is encoded by the coding sequence ATGGCAATTAAAGACCAGCCCCAACCACCTCGTTTTAGACAAATTAGCAGTATTTTGTTATTGCTATCAAGTTTGTTTTTGCTAGCCAACATCTTTTTGCCCAATGTATTCGGGCCGCAAATTCCCCAAGTACCTTACAGTTTGTTTGTCCACCAAGTTCAAGAACAGGATGTAGTTCGAGCTTCCGTCGGTCAAAATGAAATTCGTTATCAACTCAAAGGTGAAGGCGACAAACTTGGCCAAGTGCTTTCAACTACGCCGATTTTTGACCTGGAATTGCCTAAACTTTTAGAAGAAAAAGGCGTTGAGTTTGCGGCAACTCCTCCGTCAAAAAATGGCTGGATCGGTAGTGTTTTAAGCTGGGTGATTCCGCCACTGATTTTTGTAGCGATTTTTCAATTTTTCATGAACCGCAACGGTGGCGGGCCACAGGGTGCGCTGTCGATCGGCAAAAGTAAGGCTAAGGTCTACGTCGAAGGCGAATCGGCGAAGATTACTTTTGCTGACGTAGCCGGAGTAGAAGAGGCTAAAACTGAATTAGTCGAAGTTGTGGAATTCCTGAAAACTCCCGACAAATATACCGCCATCGGCGCGCGAATTCCGAAGGGCGTGCTGTTAGTCGGGCCTCCGGGAACTGGCAAAACTTTGTTAGCAAAGGCTGTGGCTGGTGAAGCTGGCGTGCCATTTTTCAGCATCTCCGGTTCGGAGTTTGTAGAACTATTTGTCGGTGTCGGTTCTGCGAGAGTTCGAGATTTATTCGAGCAGGCGAAGAAACAGGCTCCTTGTATCATCTTTATTGATGAATTGGATGCGATCGGCAAATCTCGCAGCAGCAATGGAATGTTTGGCGGTAATGATGAACGTGAACAAACTCTCAATCAACTGTTAACTGAAATGGACGGTTTTGCTGTGGGTAATACTACGGTAATTGTGCTAGCTGCTACTAACCGCCCAGAAAGTTTGGATGCTGCTTTGTTGCGCCCGGGCCGTTTCGATCGCCAAGTTTTAGTCGATCGCCCGGATTTATCTGGCCGCGAAGCAATTTTGAACATTCACTCTCAAAAAGTCAAGTTAGGCCCAGATATTAACTTGAAGGAAGTTGCCACTCGCACCCCCGGTTTTTCGGGCGCAGATTTGGCAAATTTGGTCAATGAAGCTGCCTTGCTGGCTGCGCGCAACAAGCGCCTCGCTGTGGCGCAGGAAGACTTCTTTGAGGCATTTGAGCGCGTTGTAGCTGGCTTGGAAAAGAAGAGCCGGGTGCTCAACGAGAAAGAGAAGAAGATTGTGGCTTACCACGAAGTCGGGCACGCGATGGTGGGTGCTGTGATGGCCGGTGGTGGCGAAGTGTCGAAAATCTCGATCGTCCCGCGCGGTATGGCTGCATTGGGTTACACGTTGCAGGTTCCAACAGAAGACCGTTTCTTGTTGGATGAGTCGGAGTTGCGCGGTCAGATTGCTACACTGCTAGGAGGGCGATCGGCTGAAGAGGTAGTCTTCGGTAGCATCACTACCGGCGCCTCAAATGACCTGCAAAGAGCGACAGATTTAGCCGAAAGAATGGTCACAACCTACGGTATGAGCAAGGTTTTGGGGCCTCTAGCCTACGACAAAGGCCAGCAGGCGATGTTCCTCAACGATGGTATGGGAAATGGGCGTCGTGCTGTTAGTGCCCAAACTGCTGAGGCGATCGACAAAGAAGTCAAAGATATTGTCGAAACCGCGCACACACAAGCCTTGAATATTCTCAAGGAAAATCGAGAATTGTTAGAAACAATTACCTCGCAACTGCTGGAAACTGAGGTGATTGAAGGTAAGAAACTGCACGACTTCCTCACTCAAGTAAAGACTGTAGATCAGGTTTCGGCGGTTGTTTAA